From Haloarcula sp. CBA1127, a single genomic window includes:
- a CDS encoding nucleoside triphosphate pyrophosphohydrolase, whose translation MAREFDKLVRDKIPEVIEDNGETPTVSLAGEDEYSERLVDKLEEEVAEYRESHEIEELVDILEVIHAIRKDRGVTGEELRDKRALKAEQRGRFDEGIVLERVDE comes from the coding sequence ATGGCGAGAGAATTTGATAAATTGGTTCGAGACAAGATTCCAGAAGTGATCGAGGACAACGGGGAAACGCCAACAGTCTCGCTCGCAGGCGAAGACGAGTACTCCGAGCGGCTGGTCGATAAGTTAGAAGAAGAGGTGGCAGAGTATCGAGAAAGCCACGAGATCGAGGAACTGGTAGATATTCTTGAAGTAATCCACGCGATTCGAAAAGACAGAGGGGTTACTGGTGAAGAACTACGGGACAAGCGAGCACTGAAGGCCGAACAACGGGGGCGTTTTGATGAGGGGATTGTTCTCGAACGAGTCGACGAGTAG
- a CDS encoding DUF5811 family protein, whose protein sequence is MYGNTSFGGETEEVTLTAEQREELRQDLSSVAARTRELLPGEFVVGSEISNSTTGPRATIAVQPPVGSVVSADYTPEDPESASISAAERDDLAQGIAASAALQVKQVMGDDTSPTAQ, encoded by the coding sequence ATGTACGGCAATACGTCGTTTGGTGGGGAGACGGAAGAAGTGACGCTGACCGCAGAACAGCGTGAGGAGCTCCGCCAGGATCTCTCAAGCGTTGCCGCCCGGACCCGCGAACTCCTGCCCGGCGAGTTCGTCGTTGGTTCTGAAATCAGCAACAGCACGACAGGCCCACGGGCCACAATCGCAGTCCAGCCCCCGGTCGGATCGGTCGTCAGCGCTGACTACACGCCGGAAGACCCGGAAAGTGCGAGCATCTCCGCTGCTGAGCGCGACGACCTCGCGCAGGGCATCGCCGCCTCCGCTGCCCTGCAGGTCAAGCAAGTGATGGGCGACGATACGTCGCCGACCGCGCAGTAG
- a CDS encoding pyruvoyl-dependent arginine decarboxylase, translating into MSTIRVVWGTATGPTALAAYDAALAEAGVHNYNLISLSSVIPAEPTIEVVETAPDLGPPGEALEVVQSSATVAPGERGAAGIGWARSEDGPGIFYEVDGTSEDAVRMEIREGLAAGRDLRDWEFVEENVYVESASDDAEYASAVVLATYGESHPVV; encoded by the coding sequence ATGAGTACTATCCGGGTCGTATGGGGGACCGCGACCGGCCCGACCGCGCTGGCTGCGTACGACGCGGCACTCGCCGAGGCGGGCGTCCACAACTACAATCTCATCTCGCTGTCGTCTGTCATTCCTGCCGAGCCAACTATCGAGGTAGTGGAGACAGCGCCAGACCTAGGGCCGCCCGGCGAAGCGCTGGAGGTCGTCCAGTCCTCGGCGACCGTCGCACCGGGTGAACGCGGCGCGGCGGGCATCGGCTGGGCCCGCAGCGAGGACGGGCCGGGCATCTTCTATGAGGTCGACGGCACAAGCGAGGACGCGGTCAGGATGGAAATCCGTGAGGGGCTAGCCGCCGGTCGGGACCTGCGGGACTGGGAGTTCGTCGAGGAGAATGTCTACGTCGAGTCGGCGTCCGACGACGCCGAGTACGCCAGTGCCGTCGTTCTCGCCACCTACGGCGAGAGCCACCCCGTCGTGTAA
- a CDS encoding methyl-accepting chemotaxis protein — MTLVSDVVSRIVGLFPRRVQERMLYEVGVNQIIWGGISGAIIYVVTGSGTDALLTWGITAVTMAFGTMLVATELIHTSNQLTASAKKLSAGNFDTAMEMDRHDELGDLSVALREVRDSLSSRIEEAEQAQANAEQAQSDAETARKEAEGQQDEAEVLLETLQKQADEFSDVMAATADGDFTRRMSTDTDNKAMARIAMSFNEMVTSLDGTITEVQTFADKVASASQRTTEQVNDARDRGASVTDTTDTIAADAEEQDRKLQTVASEMSDLSATVEEVASSADEIATTAQSAADKGQQGSELAGEATAELRDIESTMREMVTATAELDDRMDEIRDIVGLIDDVASQTDVLAINASIEAAHADASGDGFAVVADEVKELATQTQEATDRIETIIEEVTAQAGETAAEMETTNQRVASGAETVEQALTAFDELVADVEDVNTGIQEINRATDEQASTNQEVVSMAEDVADVADQTANRAATAAEETEAQTTALSMATDDIDDLAAQSRELESVLSAFETTGNSAGSGAARTATDGGY, encoded by the coding sequence ATGACTCTAGTTTCGGACGTTGTCAGCAGGATTGTCGGGCTGTTCCCCCGTCGCGTACAGGAGCGGATGCTGTACGAGGTGGGAGTCAATCAGATTATCTGGGGCGGTATCAGCGGGGCAATCATCTACGTGGTGACCGGTAGCGGGACCGATGCACTCCTGACCTGGGGAATTACTGCCGTGACGATGGCGTTCGGGACGATGCTGGTTGCGACAGAACTCATCCACACCTCTAACCAGCTGACTGCGAGCGCGAAGAAACTCTCTGCCGGGAACTTCGACACGGCGATGGAGATGGATCGCCACGACGAGCTGGGCGACCTCAGTGTGGCGCTCCGGGAGGTCCGTGACTCTCTCAGTAGCCGTATCGAGGAGGCTGAACAGGCACAGGCGAACGCCGAACAGGCCCAGTCTGACGCCGAGACGGCCCGCAAAGAGGCTGAGGGTCAGCAAGACGAGGCCGAAGTACTCCTCGAAACGCTCCAGAAGCAGGCCGACGAGTTCAGCGACGTAATGGCTGCGACCGCCGACGGCGATTTCACACGGCGGATGAGCACAGACACTGACAACAAGGCGATGGCCCGCATCGCCATGTCATTCAACGAGATGGTCACCTCGCTCGACGGGACGATAACCGAAGTCCAGACGTTTGCAGATAAGGTCGCCTCAGCGAGCCAGCGGACGACCGAGCAGGTCAACGACGCTCGCGACCGCGGCGCGTCCGTCACCGACACCACCGACACCATCGCCGCTGACGCCGAGGAGCAAGACCGAAAGCTCCAGACCGTCGCCAGCGAGATGAGCGACCTTTCGGCCACTGTCGAGGAGGTCGCCTCCTCGGCTGACGAGATAGCGACGACTGCACAGAGCGCCGCCGACAAGGGTCAGCAGGGAAGCGAACTCGCAGGCGAGGCCACGGCGGAGCTCCGGGACATCGAGTCAACGATGCGCGAGATGGTGACGGCCACTGCCGAACTCGACGATCGGATGGACGAGATCCGCGACATCGTCGGACTGATCGACGATGTCGCCTCCCAAACCGACGTGCTTGCGATCAATGCCTCCATCGAAGCTGCTCATGCCGACGCCAGTGGCGACGGGTTCGCCGTCGTCGCTGACGAAGTCAAAGAACTGGCGACACAGACGCAGGAGGCAACGGACCGCATCGAAACCATCATCGAGGAGGTGACGGCCCAGGCTGGCGAGACCGCGGCGGAAATGGAGACGACGAACCAGCGGGTCGCGAGCGGAGCCGAGACGGTCGAGCAAGCACTCACAGCCTTTGACGAGTTGGTTGCCGATGTCGAGGACGTCAACACCGGGATTCAGGAGATCAACCGCGCAACTGACGAGCAGGCGTCAACGAACCAGGAAGTGGTTTCGATGGCCGAGGACGTGGCGGACGTGGCCGACCAGACGGCCAACCGTGCGGCGACGGCAGCCGAGGAAACCGAGGCACAGACGACCGCACTGTCGATGGCTACGGACGATATCGATGACCTCGCCGCCCAGTCTCGGGAACTCGAATCGGTACTTTCAGCCTTTGAGACGACCGGAAATAGCGCCGGTTCAGGAGCGGCACGGACAGCCACCGACGGCGGGTACTGA
- a CDS encoding PQQ-binding-like beta-propeller repeat protein, whose product MTERGRTRRAFLGTLAATTVGSVAGCQSQFNPLASTALDEHAATQFRQGLLNQGYQDTSVPDAVKRAWELPANRGDHTAAKGSPALAPTGDLILADDTGRVRAIAPDGEVQWATTITQATRGSHGTPAIANDTAYIGAYDGALSALDLETGRRRWRTDLGDAIGASPTYYNGSLYVAVEHAAPSGSVVAVNAATGDVQWRDSRPTDHPHSTVALDHEHGRLLFGSNDGYCYAWSFPGLEQVWRYDTGGDVKAPIAVADGIAIVPSWAETVTAVDVTDGSELWTFEADADVMCAPAVHDGTVYVGSHDDRVYAIDLTSGEEQWRYDTGGWIIGSVIATRDHVLVGSYDGRLYALAQESGTAAWSIENRGHVTSAPLVTADGIYYAERAVDGDWNRPGMLYKLIG is encoded by the coding sequence GTGACAGAGCGCGGACGGACGCGGCGGGCGTTTCTGGGGACGCTTGCGGCGACAACAGTCGGGTCGGTCGCGGGGTGTCAGTCACAGTTCAACCCGCTCGCATCGACGGCCCTCGATGAACACGCCGCCACGCAGTTCCGGCAGGGGCTCCTGAATCAGGGGTATCAGGATACATCTGTTCCGGACGCCGTCAAGCGGGCCTGGGAACTGCCAGCCAATCGGGGAGACCACACCGCTGCAAAAGGGAGCCCTGCGCTGGCACCGACTGGCGACCTGATTCTGGCCGACGACACCGGTCGCGTACGGGCCATCGCACCGGACGGCGAGGTCCAGTGGGCAACGACGATTACACAGGCGACGCGCGGGAGCCACGGCACCCCGGCCATCGCCAACGACACCGCCTACATCGGGGCCTACGACGGTGCGCTGTCGGCACTGGATCTCGAAACCGGCCGGCGCCGCTGGCGGACGGACCTGGGCGATGCAATCGGTGCGAGTCCGACGTACTACAACGGGTCGCTGTACGTCGCTGTCGAGCACGCGGCTCCGAGCGGAAGTGTCGTCGCTGTCAACGCCGCGACCGGGGACGTGCAGTGGCGCGACAGCCGACCAACCGACCACCCCCACTCGACGGTGGCGCTGGACCACGAACACGGCCGCCTACTGTTTGGCTCTAACGACGGCTACTGCTACGCGTGGTCGTTTCCGGGCCTCGAACAGGTCTGGCGCTATGACACTGGTGGCGACGTGAAAGCTCCCATTGCCGTCGCCGACGGGATAGCCATCGTGCCGTCGTGGGCTGAGACAGTCACCGCTGTCGACGTGACCGATGGTTCGGAACTGTGGACCTTCGAGGCCGACGCTGACGTGATGTGCGCGCCGGCGGTCCACGACGGCACCGTCTACGTCGGCAGCCACGACGACAGGGTGTACGCAATCGATCTCACCAGCGGCGAGGAGCAGTGGCGGTACGACACCGGCGGGTGGATTATTGGGAGCGTCATCGCCACCCGGGATCACGTGCTCGTCGGGTCCTACGACGGGCGATTGTACGCGCTGGCTCAGGAGTCGGGGACGGCGGCTTGGTCCATCGAGAACCGTGGCCACGTGACGAGTGCACCGCTGGTGACTGCCGACGGCATCTACTACGCCGAGCGTGCAGTTGACGGCGACTGGAACCGACCGGGGATGCTGTACAAACTGATCGGCTGA
- a CDS encoding proteasome-activating nucleotidase gives MSRSPSLPERPRLELDPDMTPDERLEALREHFKEIVQVNEQLTEQLDAARDRQHGLTDEVDQLERENETLKTSSLYIATAEELTDDGVVVKQHGNNQEVLTEVSPSIRDGLEAGDRVAINDSFGVKQILDPETDARAQAMQVDGSPDVSYSDIGGLEEQIREVREAVEEPLVNAEQFREVGIEPPSGVLLHGPPGTGKTMLAKAVANETDATFIKMAGSELVRKFIGEGARLVRDLFELAAEREPAIIFIDEIDAIAAKRTESKTSGDAEVQRTMMQLLSEMDGFDERGEIRIIAATNRFDMLDRAILRPGRFDRLIEVPNPDVEGRERILEIHTQEMNLDDDVDLGAFATETDGLSGAELASLATEAGMFAIRDGRTTVQQADLHDALEKIEADDDASSVPVAFA, from the coding sequence ATGTCGCGCAGTCCCTCGCTTCCGGAACGACCACGGTTGGAACTTGATCCCGATATGACGCCTGACGAGCGTCTGGAGGCACTCCGGGAACATTTCAAAGAGATAGTACAGGTCAACGAACAGCTGACTGAGCAGCTTGACGCTGCCCGTGACCGGCAACACGGCCTCACGGACGAGGTCGACCAGCTCGAACGGGAAAACGAGACGCTCAAAACCTCGTCGCTGTACATTGCGACGGCCGAGGAGCTGACCGACGACGGCGTCGTCGTCAAACAGCACGGCAACAATCAGGAAGTGCTGACGGAAGTCTCGCCGTCCATCCGCGACGGCCTTGAGGCCGGTGACCGCGTCGCGATCAACGACTCCTTCGGCGTCAAGCAGATCCTTGACCCCGAGACCGACGCCCGCGCACAGGCGATGCAGGTCGACGGCTCGCCGGACGTTTCCTACTCGGATATCGGCGGCCTCGAAGAGCAGATCCGCGAGGTCCGGGAAGCCGTCGAAGAGCCGCTCGTCAACGCCGAGCAGTTCCGCGAGGTCGGTATCGAACCGCCGAGTGGCGTCCTGCTGCACGGCCCGCCCGGCACCGGGAAAACGATGCTGGCGAAGGCCGTCGCCAACGAGACCGACGCGACGTTCATCAAGATGGCCGGCTCCGAACTGGTCCGGAAGTTCATCGGTGAGGGCGCGCGACTGGTCCGAGACCTGTTCGAGCTTGCCGCCGAGCGCGAACCGGCTATCATCTTCATCGACGAGATCGACGCCATCGCGGCCAAACGAACGGAGTCAAAGACCTCCGGCGACGCCGAGGTCCAGCGAACGATGATGCAGTTGCTCTCGGAGATGGACGGCTTCGACGAGCGCGGGGAAATCCGTATCATCGCCGCGACGAACCGCTTCGATATGCTCGACCGGGCCATTCTCCGCCCCGGCCGCTTCGACCGCCTCATCGAAGTTCCGAACCCCGATGTCGAGGGCCGCGAGCGCATCCTCGAAATCCACACGCAGGAGATGAACCTCGACGACGACGTGGACCTGGGTGCGTTTGCCACCGAGACCGACGGCCTCTCCGGCGCGGAACTGGCCTCACTGGCGACCGAAGCCGGGATGTTCGCCATCCGCGACGGCCGGACAACGGTCCAGCAGGCCGACCTCCACGATGCCCTCGAGAAGATTGAAGCCGACGACGACGCCAGTAGCGTTCCGGTCGCGTTCGCCTAA
- the pepF gene encoding oligoendopeptidase F: MSSVPARSDIDEAYKWDLDSLYASDEDWEAAYEEAEALIEDLSAYEGRATEDAATLLATLETYEELMRTVSNVAAYARCRRDEDTTDDTYQALTARSQSLSSEASSAASFLDPELQDLEYDDIEAMIDEEPALEPYEHYFDDVLRMKDHTRSAEVENLLAELGEVTGAPGEVYNMLANADMTFPTVEDPDGDQQPITLNNFTTLQKHPDRDFRQRVYEAFYDEWETVRNAVGTAYKNAVKTDVKMANARNYDTAREAALDGPNVPVEVYDTLVDTVHDNLDTLHRHADLKRQSIGADELRMWDLYTPLVQEESPEIEYEQACEYVTEAVAPLGDDYQSRLAEGLDSRWVDVYETEHKQSGAYSGGTYDSQPFILMNYQDDVESMYTLAHELGHSMHSEYTSEEQPFVYSGYEIFVAEVASTVNETLLTHHLIDTVEDATLRRHILNEYLERFRSTLYRQTMFAEFEHRTHEMSEAGEPLTPDRLDDLYRELKGDYYEPAMLDDRIAREWMRIPHFYRAFYVYQYATGISAAVALVDGILEEGEPAAQRYIDFLRSGSRQYPLELLRDAGVDMASPDPVESALSTYSDYLDEFAELL, encoded by the coding sequence ATGAGTTCGGTACCCGCACGGAGCGACATCGATGAAGCGTACAAGTGGGACCTCGACTCCCTCTACGCCAGCGACGAGGACTGGGAAGCCGCCTACGAGGAGGCGGAGGCGCTAATCGAGGATCTGTCCGCCTACGAGGGACGGGCCACCGAGGACGCCGCCACCCTGCTTGCGACGCTGGAGACATACGAGGAACTGATGCGGACCGTCTCGAACGTCGCGGCCTACGCCCGGTGCCGCCGGGACGAGGACACGACGGACGACACCTATCAGGCGCTGACTGCCCGCTCGCAGTCCCTCTCGTCTGAGGCCAGTTCGGCGGCCTCGTTCCTCGACCCGGAACTGCAGGACCTAGAGTACGACGATATCGAGGCGATGATCGACGAGGAGCCGGCGCTGGAACCGTACGAGCACTACTTCGACGACGTGCTCCGGATGAAAGACCACACCCGCTCGGCCGAAGTCGAGAACCTGCTGGCCGAACTCGGCGAGGTCACCGGCGCGCCCGGTGAGGTGTACAATATGCTGGCCAACGCCGACATGACGTTCCCGACCGTCGAGGACCCCGACGGCGACCAGCAGCCGATCACGCTCAACAACTTCACGACGCTACAGAAACACCCCGACCGCGACTTCCGCCAGCGCGTCTACGAGGCGTTCTACGACGAGTGGGAGACCGTCCGCAACGCTGTCGGGACGGCCTACAAGAACGCCGTCAAGACGGATGTGAAGATGGCGAACGCGCGCAACTACGACACCGCTCGCGAGGCAGCACTGGACGGCCCGAACGTCCCTGTCGAGGTGTACGACACGCTCGTCGACACCGTCCACGACAACCTCGATACGCTTCACCGCCACGCCGACCTCAAACGCCAGTCAATCGGGGCCGACGAACTCCGAATGTGGGACCTTTACACCCCACTCGTTCAGGAGGAATCGCCCGAAATCGAGTACGAACAGGCCTGTGAGTACGTCACCGAGGCTGTCGCACCGCTGGGCGATGATTACCAGTCCCGGCTCGCCGAGGGACTGGACTCGCGGTGGGTCGATGTCTACGAGACCGAGCACAAGCAGTCCGGCGCGTACTCCGGCGGCACCTACGATTCTCAGCCGTTCATCCTGATGAACTATCAGGACGACGTGGAGTCGATGTACACGCTGGCGCATGAACTCGGCCACTCGATGCACTCGGAGTACACCAGCGAGGAGCAGCCCTTCGTCTACTCCGGCTACGAGATCTTCGTCGCCGAGGTCGCGAGCACCGTCAACGAGACGCTGTTGACCCACCACCTGATTGACACCGTCGAGGACGCCACCCTGCGCCGGCACATCCTCAACGAGTACCTCGAACGGTTCCGCTCCACCCTCTATCGGCAGACGATGTTCGCCGAGTTCGAGCACCGCACTCACGAGATGTCCGAGGCCGGCGAGCCGCTGACCCCCGACCGGCTTGACGACCTCTACCGGGAGCTGAAAGGCGACTACTACGAGCCGGCGATGCTCGACGACCGCATCGCCCGCGAGTGGATGCGCATCCCACACTTCTACCGGGCGTTCTACGTTTACCAGTACGCGACCGGCATCTCGGCGGCTGTCGCGCTCGTCGACGGCATCCTCGAGGAAGGCGAGCCCGCTGCCCAGCGGTATATCGACTTCCTCCGGAGCGGGTCGCGGCAGTACCCGCTGGAACTGCTTCGTGACGCCGGCGTCGACATGGCCAGTCCGGACCCCGTCGAGTCCGCGCTCTCGACGTATAGCGACTACCTCGACGAGTTCGCCGAGCTGTTGTAG
- the truA gene encoding tRNA pseudouridine(38-40) synthase TruA produces MRAYRVAYDGQPYHGFQRQPDVDTVEGRLRSALVRLGVCERGEGLPDRYAAAGRTDAGVSARAQTVAFDAPAWLSPVAFNGELPDDIRVWASADVPEDFHATHDATQRTYTYYLYAPSDADRPGHEPVDDGRWADAVDALAGAHDFHNLTSDDTGTERTVSIDWTRDGQFLIVRFTAGGFCRQLVRRLVSLAAAVADGSAPPSKVDRILSPEPISGPDGVPPAPPEPLVLTDVRYPDVAFTRDEDAVADARTVFAHRRANACATARVAGHITDGL; encoded by the coding sequence ATGCGCGCCTACCGCGTGGCCTACGACGGCCAACCGTATCACGGGTTCCAGCGCCAGCCCGACGTCGACACCGTCGAGGGGCGACTGCGCTCGGCGCTCGTTCGCCTCGGTGTCTGTGAGCGCGGTGAGGGGCTCCCTGACCGGTACGCGGCCGCCGGCCGGACTGATGCCGGCGTCTCTGCGCGGGCACAGACCGTCGCCTTCGACGCGCCCGCGTGGCTCTCACCGGTGGCGTTCAACGGCGAACTCCCGGACGACATTCGGGTGTGGGCAAGCGCTGATGTCCCCGAGGACTTCCACGCGACCCACGACGCCACCCAGCGCACGTACACCTACTACCTGTACGCGCCGTCGGACGCGGACCGACCCGGACACGAACCGGTCGACGACGGGCGGTGGGCCGACGCTGTCGACGCGCTCGCCGGTGCCCACGACTTCCACAACCTCACGTCCGACGACACCGGCACTGAGCGAACCGTCAGTATCGACTGGACACGGGATGGCCAGTTCCTCATCGTTCGGTTCACGGCCGGTGGGTTTTGCCGCCAGCTGGTTCGCCGGCTCGTCTCGCTCGCGGCGGCCGTCGCGGACGGATCGGCCCCGCCATCGAAGGTTGACCGCATTCTCTCGCCGGAACCTATCAGCGGGCCCGACGGGGTTCCGCCGGCTCCACCCGAACCGCTGGTACTGACTGATGTTCGATACCCGGACGTGGCCTTCACCCGCGACGAGGACGCCGTGGCTGACGCCCGAACGGTCTTTGCACACCGGCGCGCGAATGCCTGCGCGACTGCACGGGTTGCCGGCCACATCACCGACGGGCTGTAG
- a CDS encoding GNAT family N-acetyltransferase, producing the protein MSNAAAADHNFPRPPETFTDHDGRTVTIEAYDGDIDPLVEMYADFGTDSRSQGVPPRTEADIRDWLPNLVEDGLNVVVWHEDRAVGHSVLVPYQDTSELAIFVHPDYQHAGIGSQLIRVLLGYGQENGLDRVWLSVSNTNHVARALYESVGFETIAKERVEMEMERAL; encoded by the coding sequence ATGTCCAACGCCGCCGCGGCGGATCACAACTTCCCTCGCCCGCCCGAAACGTTCACCGACCACGACGGGCGGACGGTAACAATCGAGGCCTATGACGGCGACATCGACCCACTGGTGGAGATGTATGCTGACTTCGGGACCGACTCCCGGTCACAGGGTGTCCCACCCCGGACTGAAGCGGACATCCGCGACTGGCTGCCGAACCTTGTCGAAGACGGCCTGAACGTCGTTGTCTGGCACGAGGATCGAGCCGTCGGCCACTCCGTCCTCGTCCCGTATCAGGACACATCGGAGCTGGCGATTTTCGTCCACCCGGACTACCAGCACGCCGGCATCGGCTCACAGCTCATCCGCGTCTTGCTTGGCTACGGGCAGGAAAACGGGCTCGACCGCGTCTGGCTTTCGGTCTCGAACACGAACCACGTCGCCCGGGCACTGTACGAATCAGTCGGCTTCGAGACGATTGCCAAAGAGCGCGTGGAAATGGAGATGGAACGGGCGCTCTGA
- a CDS encoding SHOCT domain-containing protein: MQLPSIALPRWKLVATIAILSMGFAMLAGAAGLGNVLAPVFIILGWFILAPLVALLGSKLPMIESPAAEPESDEADMATASEPTVDPVDQLRERYARGELTDSEFERRLDRLLETESLSANSETEETVGEADREISLETE; this comes from the coding sequence ATGCAGCTCCCCTCCATCGCCCTCCCGAGGTGGAAGCTCGTCGCAACCATCGCGATACTGTCGATGGGCTTTGCCATGCTCGCAGGTGCGGCCGGCCTCGGAAACGTGCTTGCTCCAGTATTTATCATCCTCGGCTGGTTCATCCTGGCCCCGCTTGTCGCCCTGCTGGGATCGAAACTGCCGATGATTGAATCGCCGGCGGCCGAGCCGGAGTCGGACGAAGCTGACATGGCCACGGCTTCGGAACCGACGGTAGACCCGGTCGACCAACTCCGAGAGCGGTACGCCCGCGGTGAACTGACGGACAGCGAGTTCGAGCGGCGACTGGACCGACTGTTGGAAACCGAATCACTCTCAGCAAACAGTGAAACAGAGGAGACGGTCGGTGAGGCTGACAGAGAAATCAGCCTCGAAACTGAATGA
- the hisS gene encoding histidine--tRNA ligase has translation MYDSVKGFRDFYPEEMQARRWAMDTLEDVAQRYGFREIGTPAIEPTEMYVDKSGEEIVEELYSFEDKGGREVALTPELTPTVARMFVAKQQELSKPIKWVSTRPFWRYEEPQQGRFREFYQTNVDIFGSAEPTADAEILAVAVDMLTDLGLTGEDFEIRVSHRDILSGVLESFEADVDVPEAIRAVDKRAKVDHDEYLDALVEAGLNYGQADTFDEMLQIDAAEIETLADLTGSEDVRAATDNLQAVLDAAEDFGVREHLTVSLTTARGLDYYTGVVFECFDSTGEVSRSVFGGGRYDDLIEGFGGQPTPAVGFAPGHATLQLLCQRAGVWPAEELSTDYYVLQVGDTRPTAARIARDLRERGHVVESDVADRSFGAQMGYADGINAETVVIVGEQDLENDEVTLKEMDDGEQVSVPLSEFPGDHDRPTFEDFAE, from the coding sequence ATGTACGACTCCGTCAAGGGCTTTCGTGATTTCTACCCCGAGGAGATGCAGGCTCGGCGGTGGGCCATGGACACGCTGGAAGACGTTGCACAGCGCTATGGCTTCCGAGAGATCGGCACGCCGGCCATCGAGCCGACCGAGATGTACGTCGACAAGAGCGGCGAGGAAATCGTCGAGGAACTGTACAGCTTCGAGGACAAGGGCGGGCGCGAGGTCGCACTCACGCCGGAGCTAACGCCGACCGTCGCGCGGATGTTTGTCGCCAAGCAACAGGAACTCTCGAAACCGATCAAGTGGGTGTCGACGCGACCGTTCTGGCGCTACGAGGAGCCCCAGCAGGGGCGGTTCCGCGAGTTCTACCAGACCAACGTCGACATCTTCGGGTCGGCGGAGCCGACGGCCGACGCCGAGATTCTGGCCGTCGCCGTGGATATGCTCACCGACCTCGGTCTGACGGGTGAGGACTTCGAAATCCGCGTCTCGCATCGGGATATCCTCTCGGGCGTGCTGGAGTCCTTCGAGGCCGATGTGGACGTGCCCGAGGCGATTCGCGCGGTCGACAAGCGGGCGAAGGTCGACCACGACGAGTACCTCGACGCGCTCGTCGAAGCGGGGCTCAACTACGGCCAGGCCGACACGTTCGACGAGATGCTGCAGATCGACGCCGCGGAAATCGAAACGCTCGCGGACCTCACCGGCTCCGAGGATGTCCGCGCGGCGACCGACAATCTTCAGGCAGTGCTCGATGCGGCCGAGGACTTCGGCGTCCGCGAGCACCTCACCGTCTCACTGACGACCGCACGCGGGCTGGACTACTACACCGGCGTCGTCTTCGAGTGCTTCGACTCGACGGGCGAGGTGTCCCGCTCGGTGTTCGGTGGCGGCCGCTACGACGACCTCATCGAGGGCTTCGGCGGCCAGCCGACGCCGGCCGTCGGGTTCGCGCCCGGACACGCCACGCTCCAACTCCTCTGTCAGCGCGCCGGCGTCTGGCCCGCCGAGGAGCTGTCGACGGACTACTACGTCCTGCAGGTCGGCGACACGCGCCCGACCGCGGCCCGCATCGCCCGTGACCTGCGCGAGCGGGGCCACGTCGTTGAGAGCGACGTTGCCGACCGGTCTTTCGGCGCGCAGATGGGGTACGCCGACGGCATCAACGCTGAGACGGTCGTTATCGTCGGCGAGCAGGACCTCGAAAACGACGAGGTGACGCTCAAAGAGATGGACGACGGCGAACAGGTCAGCGTCCCGCTCTCCGAGTTCCCGGGCGACCACGACCGGCCGACGTTTGAGGACTTCGCGGAGTAG